One stretch of Lacimicrobium alkaliphilum DNA includes these proteins:
- a CDS encoding SCO family protein, which yields MKQKLLIGVVLVLALLAGLYLSVNIAPPASAQHANLYPQPRALPDFTLVDQDGENFGEERFRDHWTLVFTGYTYCPDICPTTLAELKSIYPQLQQIDSQYPVQVMLLSVDPNRDKPERLKEYINFFNPEFIAATAEHTELFPFVRALGMMYAMADSTDNPDYLVDHSASVVIINPQAQVIGRFTPTLMPGEMAVVNPQHILKDMPVIVNQAP from the coding sequence ATGAAACAGAAACTGCTTATCGGCGTTGTACTGGTGCTGGCGTTATTAGCTGGTTTATATCTGTCAGTTAACATTGCGCCGCCTGCTTCCGCCCAGCATGCCAACCTTTATCCCCAGCCTCGGGCGCTACCGGATTTCACTTTGGTGGATCAAGATGGTGAAAACTTTGGTGAGGAGCGTTTTCGCGACCACTGGACACTGGTGTTTACGGGCTATACCTATTGCCCGGATATCTGCCCTACCACATTGGCAGAACTTAAGAGCATCTATCCTCAGTTGCAGCAGATTGACAGTCAGTACCCTGTTCAGGTGATGCTGTTATCGGTAGATCCCAACCGGGATAAGCCAGAGCGGCTGAAAGAATATATTAATTTCTTTAATCCCGAGTTTATCGCCGCCACGGCGGAACATACCGAGCTTTTCCCTTTTGTGCGGGCCCTGGGCATGATGTATGCGATGGCAGACAGCACCGATAACCCCGACTATCTTGTCGATCACAGTGCCTCGGTGGTGATTATTAACCCACAAGCCCAGGTGATTGGTCGCTTTACACCGACGCTGATGCCAGGGGAAATGGCGGTAGTGAATCCGCAGCATATTCTCAAGGATATGCCGGTGATTGTTAATCAGGCACCTTAA
- a CDS encoding cytochrome c oxidase subunit 3, with product MSEQQYEKYYVPAQSAWPIVGAVALFLIAVGAGNFVVESTRGKEGYGGWILTAGLLVLLVMLIGWFRDQIEESMAGKYSAQLGRSYRQGMSWFIFSEIMFFAAFFGALFYTRMIAVPWLAGESNNAMTNEVLWPGFEAMWPLVQTPGGTTTQAMGWMGLPLVNTAILLISSVTAHFAHVALEEGKRARLKLFLGITIVLGLIFLFLQVEEYVHAYRDLGLTLTSGVYGNTFFLLTGFHGLHVTLGTLMLIIMFLRVLKGHFSKENQFAFQATSWYWHFVDVVWVILFVFVYIV from the coding sequence ATGTCAGAGCAACAATACGAAAAATATTATGTGCCGGCTCAGAGTGCCTGGCCCATAGTGGGCGCGGTGGCGCTGTTTTTAATAGCCGTTGGCGCCGGCAACTTTGTGGTGGAGTCCACCAGAGGCAAAGAAGGCTATGGCGGCTGGATACTCACAGCTGGTCTGCTGGTTTTGCTGGTAATGCTGATAGGCTGGTTCAGAGATCAGATTGAAGAGTCCATGGCCGGTAAATACAGCGCTCAGTTGGGGCGTTCGTATCGTCAGGGCATGAGCTGGTTTATTTTCTCTGAGATCATGTTCTTTGCTGCTTTCTTTGGGGCACTGTTCTACACCCGTATGATTGCAGTGCCCTGGCTGGCCGGTGAGTCTAACAATGCCATGACCAATGAAGTGCTCTGGCCAGGGTTTGAGGCTATGTGGCCTCTTGTTCAGACCCCCGGTGGCACAACGACTCAGGCCATGGGATGGATGGGCTTACCACTGGTTAACACCGCTATTCTGCTGATCTCGTCTGTTACCGCTCACTTTGCTCATGTGGCTCTTGAAGAGGGTAAAAGAGCGCGTCTGAAGCTGTTCCTAGGTATCACTATCGTACTCGGCCTTATTTTCCTGTTCCTGCAGGTAGAGGAGTATGTGCACGCCTATCGCGATTTGGGGCTGACCCTGACATCCGGAGTGTATGGCAATACGTTCTTCCTGTTGACAGGTTTCCACGGCTTACACGTTACCCTGGGTACATTAATGCTGATCATTATGTTCCTGCGCGTGCTCAAAGGCCATTTTAGCAAGGAAAATCAGTTTGCCTTCCAGGCAACCAGCTGGTACTGGCACTTTGTTGATGTGGTATGGGTGATCCTGTTTGTGTTTGTGTATATTGTTTAA
- a CDS encoding cytochrome c oxidase assembly protein, producing the protein MAQQSQNNNRMVVKLVAIVIGMFGFGFALVPLYDVFCDITGINGKTNPYAATYDVNTDVDTSREITVEFITRNQSGMAWDFEARTKRIKVHPGELKTVEFYVKNPTGKDIVGQAIPSVSPGTAALYLNKTECFCFEQQPLRAGEEALMPMQFYVDPQLPEDIKVFTLSYTLYDVTGTSTVAMNRG; encoded by the coding sequence ATGGCACAGCAGTCGCAAAACAATAACCGGATGGTGGTCAAGCTGGTGGCCATCGTCATCGGCATGTTCGGTTTCGGTTTTGCACTGGTGCCGCTGTACGATGTTTTTTGCGATATTACCGGCATCAACGGCAAGACCAACCCTTACGCTGCCACTTATGATGTGAATACGGATGTCGATACCAGCCGTGAAATTACGGTGGAATTTATCACCCGTAATCAGTCCGGCATGGCGTGGGATTTTGAAGCCCGCACCAAGCGTATCAAGGTGCATCCCGGTGAACTGAAAACGGTGGAGTTTTATGTCAAAAATCCCACCGGCAAAGACATCGTTGGCCAGGCGATCCCCTCGGTGTCGCCTGGTACTGCAGCGTTATATCTGAATAAGACGGAATGTTTCTGTTTTGAACAACAGCCACTGCGGGCCGGGGAAGAAGCCCTGATGCCCATGCAGTTTTATGTGGACCCTCAGTTACCTGAGGATATTAAGGTTTTTACTCTGTCCTATACTTTGTATGACGTGACAGGGACATCTACTGTGGCAATGAACCGCGGCTAA
- the coxB gene encoding cytochrome c oxidase subunit II — MCATLVSSVAVAERSDINLRQGVTDISEQVYGLHMTIFYICVIIGVLVFGAMLYAMIFHRKSKGAKPANFHESVKVEVAWTIVPFLILVGMAVPAAKTLIAMEDTTEADVTVLVTGSQWKWHYKYMDHEVDFYSLMATQQEQIANKFDKGENYLLEVDKPLVIPTGQKVRFLITSDDVIHSWWVPDFAVKKDANPGFINEAWTRVNEPGIYRGQCAELCGKDHGFMPVVVVAKEPAEYQSWLAEQEAKQLKAKEEEQKLLAMNMEMDELMDVGKQVYQSACAACHMPNGEGLPGVFPALKGSDIAINDMQKHIDVVVNGVPGTAMQAFGKQLSLKELAAVITYERNAWGNDTGETVQAKDVNALITGN; from the coding sequence ATCTGTGCGACTTTAGTGAGCAGTGTCGCTGTCGCTGAACGTTCCGATATAAACCTCAGACAAGGGGTTACGGACATCAGCGAGCAGGTATATGGCCTGCATATGACGATTTTTTATATCTGTGTGATTATCGGCGTGCTGGTCTTCGGAGCCATGTTGTATGCGATGATCTTTCATCGTAAATCCAAAGGTGCCAAACCTGCCAACTTTCACGAGAGCGTTAAAGTTGAGGTGGCCTGGACTATAGTGCCATTCCTGATTCTTGTGGGTATGGCGGTGCCGGCAGCCAAAACACTGATTGCCATGGAGGATACCACGGAAGCTGATGTGACAGTGCTGGTGACCGGCTCTCAATGGAAATGGCATTACAAGTATATGGATCATGAAGTCGACTTCTATTCTCTGATGGCGACGCAGCAGGAACAGATCGCCAATAAATTTGATAAAGGCGAGAATTATCTGCTTGAAGTGGACAAACCTCTGGTTATTCCCACGGGCCAGAAAGTGCGATTCCTGATTACCTCTGATGACGTGATTCACTCCTGGTGGGTACCGGATTTTGCGGTCAAAAAAGACGCCAATCCGGGCTTTATCAACGAAGCCTGGACCCGGGTCAATGAGCCGGGCATCTATCGGGGGCAGTGTGCCGAGTTGTGTGGTAAAGACCACGGCTTTATGCCGGTAGTGGTGGTGGCCAAAGAGCCTGCGGAATATCAGAGCTGGTTGGCAGAGCAGGAAGCCAAACAACTCAAGGCTAAAGAGGAAGAGCAGAAGTTGCTGGCCATGAACATGGAGATGGACGAGCTGATGGACGTGGGCAAACAGGTTTATCAGTCTGCCTGTGCTGCCTGTCATATGCCTAATGGTGAAGGTCTTCCCGGTGTTTTCCCTGCGCTTAAGGGCAGCGATATTGCAATCAATGACATGCAAAAACATATTGATGTGGTGGTCAACGGTGTGCCAGGTACTGCAATGCAGGCCTTTGGCAAGCAGCTGAGTCTTAAAGAGCTGGCAGCTGTTATCACTTATGAACGTAACGCCTGGGGTAATGACACCGGAGAAACGGTTCAGGCTAAAGACGTTAACGCATTAATCACTGGCAATTAG
- the lexA gene encoding transcriptional repressor LexA, protein MRALTPRQEEVLQLIKDTMVHTGMPPTRAEIARTLGFRSANAAEEHLKALARKGVIEILPGTSRGIRLNMPLDEQIADEGLPLIGRVAAGEPILAQENIETHYQVAPELFKPRADYLLRVQGMSMKDIGILDGDLLAVHKTLDVHNGQVVVARVDDEVTVKRLERRGRSEILLHAENQDFAPIKVDLASQPFTIEGIGVGIIRNADWL, encoded by the coding sequence ATGCGCGCATTAACACCCAGACAAGAAGAAGTACTGCAGCTTATTAAAGACACCATGGTGCATACCGGGATGCCGCCAACCCGGGCGGAAATCGCCAGAACACTGGGGTTTCGCTCTGCCAATGCGGCCGAGGAGCATTTAAAAGCCCTTGCCCGCAAGGGTGTGATAGAAATATTGCCGGGCACATCCCGGGGCATCCGTCTGAATATGCCCCTGGATGAGCAGATAGCAGACGAAGGTCTGCCTCTGATTGGCCGGGTCGCAGCCGGTGAGCCGATTCTGGCGCAGGAAAATATTGAAACCCATTATCAGGTAGCGCCAGAGCTGTTTAAGCCAAGGGCAGATTATTTGTTGCGGGTGCAGGGCATGAGTATGAAAGACATCGGTATCCTCGATGGTGACTTGCTTGCCGTGCACAAGACACTGGATGTGCACAATGGCCAGGTAGTGGTAGCCAGGGTGGACGATGAGGTCACCGTCAAGCGTCTTGAACGCCGTGGTCGCAGCGAAATTTTACTGCATGCAGAGAATCAGGATTTTGCGCCGATCAAAGTTGATTTGGCCTCTCAACCCTTCACTATTGAGGGAATTGGGGTAGGGATAATCCGCAACGCCGACTGGTTGTAA
- a CDS encoding polysaccharide deacetylase family protein — MATPHNKHASILQYHHVSDKTPAITSVTPEQFAGHMQYIAENHTVVPLPELVASLKENKTLPEKAVAITFDDGYRNILENAHPVLKRHGFNYTIFINPALIGKEAHQLTWTEVRQMQKDGVWFANHTDDHGHLLDRKGMDERQWLAALKEDIQQAEAKLEQELGYSLKYLAYPFGEYNSAIQALLEELGYLGFAQQSGAVAPYSDFTALPRYPSAGIYANLKTLKVKLNSLALPVLSKPIDPELEYDNRTPQWKTRIDLEDIRPSQLSCFFKGQPMKIDWVEQDSFRLEINEPLSPGRSRVNCTAPSKQNPKRYYWHSQPFFVATEEGKWLD, encoded by the coding sequence TTGGCAACCCCCCATAATAAGCATGCCAGTATATTGCAGTATCATCATGTCAGCGACAAAACCCCGGCCATCACGTCAGTAACGCCGGAACAGTTTGCCGGGCATATGCAGTATATTGCCGAGAATCATACTGTGGTGCCCTTACCGGAACTGGTAGCCAGCCTGAAAGAAAATAAGACGTTGCCGGAAAAGGCGGTGGCCATCACCTTTGACGACGGTTACAGAAATATACTGGAAAACGCACATCCAGTTCTTAAGCGCCATGGCTTCAATTACACCATCTTTATTAACCCTGCACTGATCGGAAAAGAAGCCCATCAGCTAACCTGGACTGAGGTGCGGCAGATGCAGAAAGACGGTGTGTGGTTTGCCAACCACACAGACGATCACGGCCACCTGCTGGATCGCAAGGGCATGGATGAGCGGCAGTGGCTGGCAGCACTGAAGGAGGATATTCAGCAGGCCGAAGCAAAGCTGGAGCAGGAGCTGGGCTACAGTCTGAAATACCTGGCCTATCCCTTTGGTGAATATAACAGTGCCATTCAGGCATTGCTGGAGGAGCTGGGCTACCTGGGTTTCGCCCAGCAATCCGGCGCTGTCGCCCCATACAGTGACTTTACTGCCCTGCCCCGTTATCCGTCTGCAGGTATTTACGCCAACCTCAAGACCCTTAAGGTCAAACTTAACAGCCTGGCGTTGCCGGTGTTGTCGAAACCCATTGATCCTGAACTCGAATACGACAATCGCACACCACAGTGGAAAACCCGTATTGATTTGGAAGATATTCGCCCTTCCCAGTTAAGCTGTTTTTTCAAAGGCCAGCCGATGAAGATAGACTGGGTGGAGCAGGACAGCTTTCGTCTGGAGATCAATGAGCCACTGAGCCCCGGACGCAGCAGAGTCAATTGCACTGCACCGAGTAAACAAAACCCCAAACGCTATTACTGGCATTCGCAGCCGTTCTTTGTGGCGACTGAAGAAGGTAAATGGCTGGATTAG
- the cyoE gene encoding heme o synthase, translated as MAKSVSATQPHQSLSRASWRDYYEMTKPNVVLLLLLTALVGMCLSTPGWLPWQPLVAGLMGIGALSSAAAVINHVMDRRIDAQMARTFNRPVPKGKVSPRRALIFAGLLAAAGYLVLEIWVNRLTALLTLASLVGYAMVYTMYLKRATPQNIVIGGLAGAAPPLLGWTAITGEVHPYALLLVLIIFIWTPPHFWALAIHREKDYARAQVPMLPVTHGVAFTKTSVLLYTILLAIVCLMPYLVGMTGVIYFIGSSLLNVGFLYYALKLKFNADEHTAMQTFRFSILHLMVLFLVLLVDHYFKITL; from the coding sequence ATGGCTAAATCAGTCAGCGCGACTCAGCCTCATCAATCACTGTCCCGTGCGTCTTGGCGGGATTATTACGAAATGACCAAGCCCAATGTGGTACTGCTGCTATTGCTCACTGCGCTGGTGGGTATGTGTCTGTCGACACCGGGCTGGTTACCCTGGCAACCTCTGGTGGCCGGATTAATGGGAATCGGTGCATTATCTTCAGCCGCGGCCGTGATCAATCATGTGATGGACCGGCGCATCGATGCACAGATGGCCAGAACCTTTAATCGTCCGGTGCCCAAGGGCAAAGTCAGCCCCAGACGGGCGCTGATTTTTGCCGGCCTGCTGGCGGCGGCCGGTTATCTGGTGCTGGAAATCTGGGTCAATCGCTTAACGGCACTGTTAACCCTGGCAAGTCTGGTGGGCTATGCCATGGTCTATACCATGTACTTAAAGCGCGCCACGCCACAGAATATCGTGATTGGCGGTCTTGCTGGCGCCGCTCCTCCCTTATTGGGCTGGACCGCGATTACCGGTGAGGTTCATCCTTATGCCTTGTTGCTGGTGCTGATCATTTTTATCTGGACGCCACCCCATTTCTGGGCCCTGGCTATCCACAGGGAAAAAGATTATGCCCGCGCGCAGGTTCCTATGCTGCCGGTTACTCATGGTGTGGCTTTCACTAAAACTTCTGTACTGTTGTATACCATATTGCTGGCAATCGTCTGTCTGATGCCTTATCTGGTGGGGATGACAGGGGTGATTTACTTTATCGGTTCCAGTTTGCTGAATGTGGGCTTTTTGTATTATGCCCTCAAGCTCAAGTTTAATGCGGATGAACACACGGCCATGCAAACCTTCAGATTTTCCATCCTGCACCTGATGGTGCTGTTCCTGGTGTTGCTGGTGGACCACTATTTTAAGATAACCCTATGA
- the ctaD gene encoding cytochrome c oxidase subunit I — protein MSSVADDLHHDEHHDHKPAGIMRWLLTTNHKDIGTLYLWFAFIMFLVGGAMAMVIRAELFQPGLQIVEPNFFNQMTTVHGLIMVFGAVMPAFTGLANWMVPLMIGAPDMALPRMNNWSFWILPGAFLILLASLFLEGGGPNFGWTFYAPLSTTFSNDSTALFVFSVHIMGISSIMGAINVIVTIFNMRAPGMTWMKMPMFVWTWLITAFLLIAVMPVLAGAVTMVLTDKYFGTSFFDAAGGGDPVLFQHIFWFFGHPEVYIMILPAFGIISHIVPTFSRKKLFGYSSMVYATASIALLSFIVWAHHMFTTGMPLFAEMFFMFATMLISVPTGVKVFNWVATMWRGSISYEMPMMFALAFIVLFTIGGFSGLMLAITPVDFQYHDTYFVVAHFHYVLVTGAVFSIMAAVYYWLPKWCGKMYDETLAKWHFWCSMISVNLLFFPMHFVGLAGMPRRIPDYALQFADFNKWISIGGFAFGLSQLIFLALVIKASRKQGEPATAQVWEGAEGLEWEVPSPAPYHTFETPPEVK, from the coding sequence ATGAGTAGTGTTGCAGACGATCTTCATCATGACGAGCATCATGACCACAAGCCAGCGGGGATAATGCGTTGGCTGCTGACCACTAACCATAAAGATATAGGTACCTTATATCTGTGGTTCGCCTTTATCATGTTTTTGGTTGGCGGTGCCATGGCAATGGTGATCCGCGCCGAGCTGTTTCAGCCTGGTTTGCAGATTGTTGAGCCGAATTTCTTCAATCAGATGACCACAGTACATGGTCTGATCATGGTATTCGGCGCCGTTATGCCGGCCTTTACCGGCCTGGCAAACTGGATGGTGCCGCTGATGATTGGTGCACCGGACATGGCGTTGCCAAGGATGAATAACTGGAGCTTCTGGATCCTGCCGGGCGCTTTTCTGATCCTGCTGGCTTCGTTGTTCCTTGAGGGTGGCGGTCCCAATTTTGGCTGGACCTTCTATGCGCCTTTGTCCACCACTTTCAGTAATGACAGTACCGCATTATTTGTATTCTCCGTGCATATCATGGGTATCTCTTCGATCATGGGTGCCATTAACGTGATTGTGACCATTTTCAATATGCGCGCACCAGGTATGACCTGGATGAAAATGCCGATGTTTGTGTGGACCTGGCTGATTACGGCATTTCTGCTGATTGCAGTCATGCCGGTGTTGGCGGGAGCGGTGACCATGGTACTGACCGACAAATATTTCGGTACCAGCTTCTTCGATGCCGCCGGGGGCGGTGATCCGGTCTTATTCCAGCATATCTTCTGGTTCTTCGGTCACCCTGAAGTGTACATTATGATTTTGCCAGCCTTTGGGATTATCTCGCATATCGTGCCGACCTTTTCCCGTAAGAAGTTGTTCGGCTACTCATCCATGGTGTATGCCACGGCCTCTATCGCGCTGTTGTCCTTTATCGTGTGGGCCCACCACATGTTTACCACTGGCATGCCGTTGTTTGCAGAAATGTTCTTTATGTTTGCGACCATGCTGATCTCTGTACCCACAGGGGTGAAAGTCTTTAACTGGGTAGCCACCATGTGGCGGGGATCTATCAGTTATGAAATGCCGATGATGTTTGCCCTGGCCTTTATCGTACTGTTTACCATTGGCGGCTTTTCCGGGTTGATGCTGGCTATCACACCGGTGGACTTCCAGTACCACGATACCTATTTTGTGGTGGCCCACTTCCATTATGTGCTGGTGACAGGTGCGGTATTCTCTATTATGGCCGCGGTGTATTACTGGCTGCCGAAGTGGTGTGGCAAGATGTATGACGAAACCCTGGCCAAGTGGCACTTCTGGTGCTCGATGATATCGGTCAACCTGTTGTTCTTCCCCATGCACTTTGTTGGTCTTGCCGGTATGCCTCGCCGTATCCCGGACTATGCCCTGCAATTTGCGGATTTCAACAAGTGGATCAGTATCGGTGGTTTCGCCTTCGGACTGTCACAGCTGATTTTCCTGGCGCTGGTTATCAAAGCCAGTCGCAAGCAGGGAGAGCCCGCCACAGCCCAGGTATGGGAAGGCGCGGAAGGATTGGAATGGGAAGTGCCCTCACCGGCCCCTTACCATACCTTCGAAACACCTCCTGAGGTGAAATAA
- a CDS encoding SURF1 family protein, giving the protein MTLIAVSVMTWLGFWQLDRAEQKQLRVKQIEARQQQGIVSLDEISGQNEDIRDLPLRVTGRFEPQKVLLWDNRIYEGQVGYEVLGIFSTAYGNLLVNLGWTPAPKYRDELPDVELPQGQINLQGVVVKPQANPMVSESEQQSAHWPLRIQQPSLDWLEEVVAMPLMPFILQITDTTAFGYKSNWKPVVMPAQKHYGYAVQWFGLALACLMVFIVALYKKNKGKVNETDL; this is encoded by the coding sequence TTGACACTGATTGCTGTCAGTGTCATGACCTGGCTGGGATTCTGGCAGTTAGACAGGGCGGAGCAGAAGCAGTTGCGGGTAAAACAGATAGAGGCTCGCCAACAGCAGGGGATCGTTTCTCTGGATGAGATCAGCGGGCAAAACGAGGATATACGCGATCTTCCGCTGCGGGTAACAGGCCGTTTCGAACCACAAAAAGTGTTGTTGTGGGATAACCGTATTTATGAGGGGCAGGTAGGCTATGAGGTGTTGGGTATATTCAGCACCGCTTATGGCAATCTGCTGGTTAATCTGGGCTGGACGCCAGCACCTAAGTACCGGGACGAGCTCCCTGATGTCGAACTGCCACAAGGACAAATCAACCTGCAGGGCGTTGTGGTCAAGCCTCAGGCAAATCCAATGGTCAGTGAGTCGGAACAGCAGAGCGCGCATTGGCCCCTGCGTATTCAGCAGCCCAGTCTGGATTGGCTCGAAGAGGTTGTTGCTATGCCGCTGATGCCATTTATATTGCAAATTACTGACACGACAGCGTTTGGCTACAAGAGTAACTGGAAGCCGGTGGTGATGCCGGCACAAAAGCATTACGGCTATGCAGTGCAATGGTTTGGTCTGGCACTGGCCTGTCTGATGGTTTTTATTGTGGCCCTTTACAAAAAGAACAAAGGTAAGGTGAATGAAACTGACCTCTAA
- a CDS encoding DUF2909 domain-containing protein produces MLVKIIVVCLLIFMVFNLFRAMKIMLNGNPDQQQSMTKFIGRRVMTSALIMLLILLALAMGWITPNPRPY; encoded by the coding sequence TTGTTAGTAAAAATCATTGTCGTCTGTTTACTGATCTTTATGGTTTTCAATCTGTTCCGGGCGATGAAAATCATGCTTAATGGCAACCCTGATCAACAACAGTCTATGACCAAATTTATTGGCCGTCGCGTAATGACTTCGGCGCTGATTATGCTTCTGATCCTGCTTGCGCTGGCAATGGGCTGGATCACACCCAATCCCCGCCCTTATTGA
- a CDS encoding COX15/CtaA family protein: MKKMVLTALILAVVVVALGAFTRLTDAGLGCPDWPGCYGFLSVPKQDAHIEQAVQAFPERPFEAHKAWNEMIHRYFAGALGLLILIIALRSLFNSQPNRPKKLPLVLLCLVIFQALLGMWTVTMKLQPIVVMGHLLGGFTVLSCLFLLYLRLTNYRIPGGDANLRPLARYGVLGMLIVIVQIALGGWVSANYAALACTQLPVCEADWVQRLDFAGAFSIGEADDYEFGTHSYAERMTMHVVHRFGALITFLYLCWLAIRIYARASSALFRQLSVILVLVLGLQVALGVSNVVFSLPLWVAVAHNIVGASLLLVLIMINYSLFRKT; encoded by the coding sequence ATGAAAAAAATGGTGCTGACTGCACTTATCCTTGCCGTTGTGGTGGTGGCCCTGGGAGCCTTTACCCGTTTAACTGATGCTGGCCTGGGCTGTCCCGACTGGCCTGGATGCTATGGTTTTCTGTCGGTACCCAAACAGGATGCTCATATAGAGCAGGCTGTGCAGGCATTTCCCGAGAGGCCTTTTGAAGCACACAAGGCCTGGAATGAAATGATCCATCGCTACTTTGCCGGTGCGTTGGGCCTGCTGATTCTGATTATTGCCCTGCGCAGTCTGTTTAATAGCCAGCCGAACCGGCCGAAGAAGCTGCCGCTGGTGTTGCTGTGCCTGGTCATTTTCCAGGCCCTGTTGGGGATGTGGACGGTGACGATGAAGTTACAGCCCATAGTGGTCATGGGGCACTTACTCGGCGGCTTTACAGTCTTATCCTGTTTGTTTTTGCTCTATCTTCGTCTGACCAACTACCGCATACCAGGAGGGGATGCTAACCTCCGACCCCTGGCCCGCTATGGCGTTCTGGGTATGCTGATCGTGATTGTGCAGATAGCATTAGGTGGGTGGGTCTCGGCCAATTATGCGGCACTGGCCTGTACGCAGTTGCCGGTCTGTGAAGCTGACTGGGTGCAGCGACTGGATTTTGCCGGGGCGTTTTCAATCGGTGAGGCCGACGACTATGAGTTTGGCACCCACAGTTATGCCGAGCGTATGACCATGCATGTGGTACACCGCTTTGGAGCGTTGATCACCTTCCTCTATCTGTGCTGGCTGGCAATTCGTATCTATGCGCGGGCATCCTCGGCTTTGTTCAGACAACTGTCTGTCATTCTGGTGCTGGTGCTGGGCCTGCAGGTGGCGCTGGGGGTCAGTAATGTGGTGTTCAGTTTGCCTTTATGGGTGGCAGTAGCGCACAATATCGTCGGCGCCAGTTTGTTACTGGTGCTGATTATGATTAACTACAGCCTGTTCAGAAAAACCTAG
- a CDS encoding MATE family efflux transporter, whose amino-acid sequence MSANRRNPFTFVSTDKSEHRRLLTIALPMILSNITNPLLGMVDTAIIGHLNHSYFLAGTAVATMVITQIYWVCGFLRMSATGLSAQARGSGDAAAGARVFYQLLAPALIIGILMILAQSLLVQIASAFADASEQVANVIRDYIGIRVWGAPAALANLMLVGWLVGQQHTRVVMLIQILGNVLNALLSLALAIGLGWGVEGVAAATVVAEYSIFIASVYMVLRKTGWRGVNLSWFRLSVYRQVLDLNRDILLRNLALQLTIAFLTFQGARLGEEVVAVNALLMQFFVITALGLDGIAYGVEALVGESKGARDSGQLHHRVLTGLFWSASLAVAYSLIFVVFDTAIIALLTDLAPLRQLSKDFLPYIWVMPMLAHWCFLMDGVFIGLTRGKAMRNSMLLCTLAVFFPLWWLTSGLGNHALWLAFLGFLLARGVSLGWVYVGLRKRQGLI is encoded by the coding sequence TTGTCTGCAAACCGGCGCAACCCCTTTACCTTTGTTAGCACTGACAAAAGCGAACACCGTCGCTTGCTGACTATCGCTCTGCCCATGATCCTCAGCAATATTACCAATCCGTTGCTGGGCATGGTGGATACCGCCATCATCGGCCATCTGAACCACAGCTATTTTCTCGCCGGAACCGCCGTGGCTACTATGGTTATCACTCAGATTTACTGGGTTTGCGGATTCCTGCGCATGTCGGCCACAGGTCTGAGTGCCCAGGCAAGGGGCAGTGGCGATGCAGCGGCCGGCGCGAGGGTATTCTATCAGCTGTTGGCTCCGGCACTGATTATCGGGATACTGATGATCCTCGCCCAGAGCCTGTTGGTGCAAATCGCCAGCGCTTTTGCCGATGCCAGTGAGCAGGTGGCGAACGTCATCCGGGATTATATCGGTATTCGCGTATGGGGTGCTCCGGCTGCTCTTGCCAATCTGATGCTGGTGGGCTGGTTGGTTGGCCAGCAACATACCCGGGTGGTAATGCTGATTCAGATACTGGGTAATGTGCTCAATGCTTTGCTGAGCCTGGCACTTGCCATTGGCCTTGGCTGGGGAGTGGAGGGGGTGGCGGCTGCCACAGTGGTAGCCGAGTACAGCATTTTTATTGCTTCTGTTTATATGGTGCTGCGCAAAACAGGTTGGCGGGGAGTGAACCTGAGCTGGTTCAGGCTTAGTGTCTATCGGCAGGTGTTGGATCTGAACCGGGATATTCTACTGCGTAATCTGGCGTTGCAACTGACCATCGCCTTTCTGACCTTTCAGGGCGCCAGGCTGGGTGAAGAAGTGGTAGCGGTCAATGCCCTGTTGATGCAGTTCTTTGTGATCACCGCTCTGGGGCTGGATGGCATTGCCTACGGGGTTGAAGCACTGGTGGGCGAGAGCAAGGGGGCCAGAGACAGCGGGCAGTTGCATCATCGTGTATTGACCGGACTATTCTGGTCAGCTTCACTGGCAGTGGCGTATAGCCTGATATTTGTGGTGTTCGATACCGCTATTATTGCGCTATTGACCGATCTGGCACCGTTGCGGCAACTGTCAAAAGACTTTTTACCCTATATCTGGGTGATGCCGATGCTGGCCCACTGGTGTTTCCTGATGGACGGGGTGTTTATTGGTCTCACCCGCGGCAAAGCGATGCGTAACAGCATGCTGCTCTGTACTCTGGCGGTGTTTTTTCCATTGTGGTGGCTGACCTCTGGCCTGGGTAACCATGCCTTGTGGCTGGCTTTTCTGGGCTTTTTACTGGCCAGAGGGGTCAGTCTGGGTTGGGTGTATGTCGGCCTGAGAAAGCGGCAGGGGTTAATATAA